A genome region from Triticum aestivum cultivar Chinese Spring chromosome 2B, IWGSC CS RefSeq v2.1, whole genome shotgun sequence includes the following:
- the LOC123047439 gene encoding general transcription and DNA repair factor IIH subunit TFB2 isoform X2: MPQVMVVARNFMDMVAALPAAKLDMLYDSAFICEAVLRSFPPLAKKYVIQMLYVSAPMLAAAMQEWVLDEYASKHKVAIDRLLQLRVFVEVRDRRKEVSYKMNNKFQANMQKYLVSGGCLPREPLPFSVTGRLPTLVELENYALDQWECFLLQLINSSQVEKGTTFSSSMMKTFQRGLLSSRDGEAAKLSENGFQFLLMETNAQLWYIMREYISSAEERGVDPTDLISFLLELSFHTQGAAYSLSTLTEVQRVAIMDLMELGLVKLQQGRKDSWFIPTKLATNLSSSLSDSAASKEGIVVVETNFRLYAYSASKLHCEILRLFSRVEYQLPNLIVGAITKESLYGAFDNGITAEQIISFLQQNAHPRVIDKIPIVPENVTDQIRLWENDRNRVEMVLSHVYEDFPSKDMFEQCCDHARDNGYLLWEDAKKMRLIVNAEFHQEMREFLRRQR; this comes from the exons ATGCCTCAGGTGATGGTGGTCGCGCGGAACTTCATGGACATGGTGGCCGCACTGCCTGCCGCCAAACTAGACATGCTCTACGATTCCGCCTTCATCTGTGAGGCTGTACTCAG GTCGTTCCCACCGCTGGCAAAGAAGTACGTGATTCAGATGTTGTACGTGTCGGCACCGATGCTTGCTGCGGCTATGCAGGAGTGGGTGCTGGATGAGTATGCCTCCAAGCACAAGGTTGCCATCGATAGGTTGCTCCAACTCAGGGTATTTGTGGAAGTACGTGACAG AAGGAAGGAGGTGAGCTACAAGATGAATAATAAGTTTCAGGCTAACATGCAAAAGTATTTGGTTAGTGG CGGGTGTTTGCCAAGGGAACCGCTACCATTCAGTGTCACTGGCAGATTGCCTACACTGGTGGAACTAGAAAATTATGCTCTTGATCAATGGGAG TGCTTCTTGCTGCAATTGATCAACTCGTCTCAAGTTGAGAAAGGGACCACTTTCAGCTCGTCTATGATGAAGACGTTCCAGCGAGGTCTTCTGAGTTCAAG GGATGGTGAAGCTGCAAAGTTAAGTGAGAATGGCTTCCAGTTTCTG CTGATGGAGACAAATGCACAGCTTTGGTATATAATGAGAGAATACATTTCATCCGCAGAG GAACGCGGGGTGGATCCCACGGACTTGATATCATTTCTCTTGGAGCTTAGTTTTCATACACAAGGAGCG GCTTACAGCCTAAGTACTCTGACAGAAGTCCAAAGAGTTGCAATTATGGATCTGATGGAGCTCGGGTTAGTCAAACTGCAGCAG GGCCGGAAAGATAGCTGGTTCATACCTACAAAATTGGCTACAAATCTCTCATCGAGCTTGTCAGATTCAGCTGCTAGCAAAGAG GGTATTGTGGTTGTGGAGACAAACTTTAGGTTGTATGCGTACTCTGCTTCCAAGCTGCACTGTGAAATTCTACGTCTTTTTTCAAG GGTAGAGTATCAACTACCAAACCTTATTGTGGGAGCTATTACAAAAGAAAGTCTGTATGGtgcatttgataacgggatcaccgcTGAACAG ATAATTTCATTCCTTCAGCAAAATGCCCACCCTCGTGTCATCGACAAAATACCGATAGTCCCAGAGAATGTTACAGATCAG ATTAGGCTGTGGGAGAACGACCGTAACAGGGTCGAGATGGTCCTGTCACACGTATACGAAGATTTCCCGAGCAAG GACATGTTTGAGCAATGCTGTGACCACGCAAGGGATAACGGGTACTTGCTGTGGGAGGACGCGAAGAAGATGCGATTGATAGTGAACGCGGAGTTCCACCAAGAAATGCGGGAGTTCCTCCGCAGGCAAAGATGA
- the LOC123047439 gene encoding general transcription and DNA repair factor IIH subunit TFB2 isoform X1, whose amino-acid sequence MPQQALLLDSSLMNCIICNCCIILHPSREHKKRRRLQGRRRRGPGAAAKMPQVMVVARNFMDMVAALPAAKLDMLYDSAFICEAVLRSFPPLAKKYVIQMLYVSAPMLAAAMQEWVLDEYASKHKVAIDRLLQLRVFVEVRDRRKEVSYKMNNKFQANMQKYLVSGGCLPREPLPFSVTGRLPTLVELENYALDQWECFLLQLINSSQVEKGTTFSSSMMKTFQRGLLSSRDGEAAKLSENGFQFLLMETNAQLWYIMREYISSAEERGVDPTDLISFLLELSFHTQGAAYSLSTLTEVQRVAIMDLMELGLVKLQQGRKDSWFIPTKLATNLSSSLSDSAASKEGIVVVETNFRLYAYSASKLHCEILRLFSRVEYQLPNLIVGAITKESLYGAFDNGITAEQIISFLQQNAHPRVIDKIPIVPENVTDQIRLWENDRNRVEMVLSHVYEDFPSKDMFEQCCDHARDNGYLLWEDAKKMRLIVNAEFHQEMREFLRRQR is encoded by the exons ATGCCCCAGCAAGCATTGCTACTCGATTCCTCGTTGATGAACTGTATTATATGCAATTGCTGTATTATCTTACACCCCTCGCGCGAGCACAAGAAGAGGAGGCGGCTCCAAGGCAGGCGACGGCGGGGCCCAG GCGCTGCTGCAAAGATGCCTCAGGTGATGGTGGTCGCGCGGAACTTCATGGACATGGTGGCCGCACTGCCTGCCGCCAAACTAGACATGCTCTACGATTCCGCCTTCATCTGTGAGGCTGTACTCAG GTCGTTCCCACCGCTGGCAAAGAAGTACGTGATTCAGATGTTGTACGTGTCGGCACCGATGCTTGCTGCGGCTATGCAGGAGTGGGTGCTGGATGAGTATGCCTCCAAGCACAAGGTTGCCATCGATAGGTTGCTCCAACTCAGGGTATTTGTGGAAGTACGTGACAG AAGGAAGGAGGTGAGCTACAAGATGAATAATAAGTTTCAGGCTAACATGCAAAAGTATTTGGTTAGTGG CGGGTGTTTGCCAAGGGAACCGCTACCATTCAGTGTCACTGGCAGATTGCCTACACTGGTGGAACTAGAAAATTATGCTCTTGATCAATGGGAG TGCTTCTTGCTGCAATTGATCAACTCGTCTCAAGTTGAGAAAGGGACCACTTTCAGCTCGTCTATGATGAAGACGTTCCAGCGAGGTCTTCTGAGTTCAAG GGATGGTGAAGCTGCAAAGTTAAGTGAGAATGGCTTCCAGTTTCTG CTGATGGAGACAAATGCACAGCTTTGGTATATAATGAGAGAATACATTTCATCCGCAGAG GAACGCGGGGTGGATCCCACGGACTTGATATCATTTCTCTTGGAGCTTAGTTTTCATACACAAGGAGCG GCTTACAGCCTAAGTACTCTGACAGAAGTCCAAAGAGTTGCAATTATGGATCTGATGGAGCTCGGGTTAGTCAAACTGCAGCAG GGCCGGAAAGATAGCTGGTTCATACCTACAAAATTGGCTACAAATCTCTCATCGAGCTTGTCAGATTCAGCTGCTAGCAAAGAG GGTATTGTGGTTGTGGAGACAAACTTTAGGTTGTATGCGTACTCTGCTTCCAAGCTGCACTGTGAAATTCTACGTCTTTTTTCAAG GGTAGAGTATCAACTACCAAACCTTATTGTGGGAGCTATTACAAAAGAAAGTCTGTATGGtgcatttgataacgggatcaccgcTGAACAG ATAATTTCATTCCTTCAGCAAAATGCCCACCCTCGTGTCATCGACAAAATACCGATAGTCCCAGAGAATGTTACAGATCAG ATTAGGCTGTGGGAGAACGACCGTAACAGGGTCGAGATGGTCCTGTCACACGTATACGAAGATTTCCCGAGCAAG GACATGTTTGAGCAATGCTGTGACCACGCAAGGGATAACGGGTACTTGCTGTGGGAGGACGCGAAGAAGATGCGATTGATAGTGAACGCGGAGTTCCACCAAGAAATGCGGGAGTTCCTCCGCAGGCAAAGATGA
- the LOC123047440 gene encoding tetraspanin-19: MAGRAAVRSCVQTALKAANSVVGLAGMAVILYALWVLRAWSQQAAGHLPAPWFIYTLLSLGIIMCLLTCSGHIAAETANNPCLSCHMIFVFLLVILEAAIAADVFLNSYWEEDFPDDPSGKFDEFKHFVRSNFDICEWVALSVVAAQALSIILAMVLRALGPENEIEYDSDDDAVPARLPLLRNKPQHGPNYGEPNSPRRIDSWHVRILDKANEQ, from the exons ATGGCGGGGCGCGCGGCGGTGCGGAGCTGCGTGCAGACGGCGCTCAAGGCGGCCAACTCCGTCGTGGGGCTCGCCGGCATGGCCGTCATCCTCTACGCGCTCTGGGTGCTCCGCGCCTGGTCCCAGCAGGCCGCCGGCCACCTCCCCGCCCCCTG GTTTATCTACACTCTTCTCAGCCTGGGGATCATCATGTGCTTGCTGACTTGCTCGGGTCACATCGCCGCCGAAACGGCAAACAACCCCTGCCTGTCTTGT CACATGATCTTTGTATTCTTGCTTGTGATACTGGAAGCTGCAATCGCCGCTGATGTATTTCTGAATAGCTACTGGGAGGAG GATTTCCCAGATGACCCATCCGGGAAGTTTGATGAATTCAAGCATTTCGTGAGATCAAATTTTGACATATGTGAGTGGGTGGCCCTCTCGGTGGTGGCTGCTCAG GCACTATCAATCATTCTTGCAATGGTACTTAGGGCCCTTGGGCCCGAAAATGAAATCGAATACGACAGTGACGATGATGCGGTGCCTGCAAGGCTGCCTCTCCTAAGGAACAAGCCCCAGCATGGTCCAAACTATGGCGAACCTAACTCACCTCGCAGGATTGATTCATGGCATGTGCGAATCTTAGACAAG GCCAACGAACAATAA